The Brachyhypopomus gauderio isolate BG-103 chromosome 1, BGAUD_0.2, whole genome shotgun sequence genome includes a window with the following:
- the tacr3a gene encoding tachykinin receptor 3a, whose protein sequence is MAQSQNGSNLTGNFTNQFVQPPWRVALWSVAYSSILAVAVFGNLIVMWIILAHKRMRTVTNYFLLNLAFSDASMAAFNTLINFVYATHGDWYFGESYCKFHNFFPVTSVFASIYSMTAIAVDRYMAIIHPLKPHLSATATKVVIVCIWVLAVVLAFPLCLFSTIKKLPKRTLCFVAWPQSSDDHFMYHIIVMVLIYMLPLVVMGITYTIVGVTLWGGEIPGDSSDNYHGQLRAKRKVVKMMIIVVVTFAICWLPYHVYFLITGLNKQLVKRKSIQQVYLAVMWLAMSSTMYNPIIYCCLNSRFRAGFKRAFRWCPFVRLSSYEELELRATRLHVTHQSSMYTLSRVETTMVNVGDQGEPPTMPARKSLASHPHHNGCHQNTKNRAVTSTSSDPQEEFC, encoded by the exons ATGGCACAGTCGCAAAACGGATCTAATCTTACTGGGAACTTTACGAACCAGTTTGTCCAGCCTCCCTGGCGTGTCGCACTCTGGTCAGTTGCCTACAGCTCCATCTTAGCGGTGGCGGTCTTCGGTAATTTGATCGTGATGTGGATAATTCTGGCGCACAAACGAATGCGCACCGTGACCAATTACTTTCTACTCAATTTGGCATTTTCGGACGCATCCATGGCCGCCTTCAATACTTTGATTAATTTTGTTTACGCGACGCACGGCGATTGGTACTTTGGGGAATCATACTGCAAATTCCACAACTTTTTCCCAGTCACCTCTGTGTTTGCAAGCATTTATTCCATGACTGCGATAGCTGTTGACAG GTACATGGCCATAATTCACCCGCTGAAGCCTCACCTCTCGGCCACGGCTACTAAAGTGGTCATCGTGTGTATCTGGGTGCTGGCGGTGGTGCTCGCGTTCCCACTCTGTTTGTTCTCCACCATCAAAAAGTTACCCAAGAGGACGCTGTGCTTCGTGGCGTGGCCTCAATCCAGCGACGATCATTTCAT GTATCATATCATTGTAATGGTGTTGATCTACATGCTGCCCCTAGTGGTGATGGGGATCACCTACACCATAGTGGGAGTGACACTGTGGGGAGGTGAGATCCCTGGAGACTCGTCTGACAACTATCACGGACAGCTACGAGCAAAAAGAAAG GTGGTAAAGATGATGATCATCGTGGTTGTGACCTTTGCCATCTGCTGGTTGCCATACCATGTCTACTTCCTGATCACTGGCCTAAACAAGCAGCTGGTTAAGAGGAAGTCCATCCAGCAAGTTTATCTAGCTGTCATGTGGCTGGCCATGAGCTCCACCATGTACAACCCCATCATCTACTGCTGCCTCAACAGCAG GTTTCGGGCAGGATTCAAGCGGGCGTTCCGCTGGTGCCCCTTTGTGCGTTTGTCGAGCTATGAGGAGCTGGAGCTGAGGGCCACGCGCCTGCACGTGACCCACCAGAGCAGCATGTACACACTATCCCGCGTCGAGACCACCATGGTGAACGTGGGCGACCAGGGCGAGCCGCCCACCATGCCAGCCCGGAAAAGCCTTGCGAGCCACCCCCATCACAATGGCTGTCATCAAAACACCAAGAACAGGGCAGTCACCTCCACGTCCAGCGACCCTCAAGAGGAGTTCTGCTAA